A window of the Anoplopoma fimbria isolate UVic2021 breed Golden Eagle Sablefish chromosome 17, Afim_UVic_2022, whole genome shotgun sequence genome harbors these coding sequences:
- the LOC129106121 gene encoding fibronectin type III domain-containing protein 11-like: MDEVKLACSSSDERGAQEVRTQMDGLPDLCKQILQLLCTRLSDHSIMVKQEELRLMQRSSYYLEIKRHDLPPTADEQHHPMHISDSMLWNLIDTWRLQRAMALASSQVELLLTMMGLLYEEILSGCQELKAFIVAYNQGLADSDMAAHIQQRLLQTCEYLNDFESRMARNLGPLNLRNQLIPNTSNSPRIRLSASLAIKLPVKINRLELFATSNTVDLHWEVAGEQSPDLDQEFEIQIQSLHPTTAEHGDVTKSTCQSYSVQVTNLIPGRYYEFSIKRVDAVNLVYGLWTDTIVLKTLDVSSKEQDVPV, from the exons ATGGATGAAGTCAAGCTGGCCTGTTCAAGCTCAGATGAGCGTGGGGCCCAGGAGGTCAGGACTCAGATGGATGGCCTGCCAGACCTCTGCAAGCAAATCCTACAGCTGCTTTGCACCAGACTTAGTGACCACTCCATCATG GTAAAACAAGAAGAGCTGCGGCTCATGCAGAGGAGCTCGTACTACTTGGAAATCAAACGCCACGATTTGCCGCCGACTGCGGATGAGCAGCACCACCCTATGCACATCTCTGACAGCATGCTTTGGAATCTCATTGACACGTGGAGGCTGCAGCGTGCCATGGCCCTGGCCAGCAGCCAGGTGGAGCTCCTCCTCACCATGATGGGACTGCTCTATGAAGAGATCCTGAGTGGCTGTCAAGAGCTGAAGGCCTTCATCGTTGCGTACAACCAGGGTTTGGCGGACAGCGACATGGCAGCTCACATACAGCAGAGGCTTTTGCAGACCTGCGAGTACTTGAACGACTTTGAGAGCAGAATGGCTCGGAATCTGGGCCCGCTGAACCTGCGGAACCAGCTCATACCCAACACAAGCAACTCCCCCAGAATACGGCTCAGTGCATCACTGGCAATCAAGTTGCCGGTGAAGATCAACAGACTGGAGTTGTTCGCGACATCGAACACCGTGGATCTGCATTGGGAAGTCGCTGGCGAGCAGTCTCCGGACCTGGACCAAGAGTTTGAGATCCAGATCCAAAGCCTTCACCCAACTACTGCTGAGCATGGGGACGTTACTAAATCTACATGCCAGTCGTACAGCGTACAGGTCACTAACCTGATACCTGGCAGGTACTATGAGTTCTCTATCAAGAGAGTAGATGCAGTGAACTTGGTGTATGGACTCTGGACCGACACCATTGTCTTGAAGACCTTGGATGTTTCCAGCAAGGAGCAAGATGTCCCCGTTTGA
- the LOC129105304 gene encoding P2Y purinoceptor 1-like, with translation MSRNFTLGACESVNLDFTHSFLPPVFVTVFIVGTLSNIWGLRSVCNGWSKIGSINVFMLNLGVADLLYLSTLPFLVHYYASSSRWQFGQPFCKVTRFCFNLNLYGSIGFLTCISVYRYLGIVHPMWVMGKITSRHSLAVSALVWTLVITQILPDVFFDKNDPGSPNSCYDTTSNALIQGYLPYSIGWTVTGFAVPLVIILVCYGHVVAVLARKANVNPLLKQRCLKLVVILVILFSVCFIPYHVLRNVNLTTRILKQSGVCHASFRDVYIAHQVSRCLACLNSAINPLIYIVGNDEFLLKLHHLSRRARQSLAGFTGAVLYRKPTEVDPDSPSETRVNNSELMKG, from the coding sequence ATGTCTCGAAACTTCACGCTCGGAGCCTGCGAGAGCGTCAACCTGGACTTCACGCACTCCTTCCTGCCGCCAGTCTTCGTCACCGTGTTCATCGTCGGGACGCTGTCCAACATCTGGGGGCTGCGCAGCGTGTGTAACGGCTGGAGCAAGATCGGGAGCATCAACGTGTTCATGTTGAACCTGGGGGTGGCTGACCTGCTGTACCTGTCCACCCTGCCGTTCCTCGTGCACTACTACGCGAGCAGCAGCCGCTGGCAGTTCGGCCAACCTTTCTGCAAGGTGACGCGCTTCTGCTTCAACCTCAACCTGTACGGCAGCATCGGCTTCCTCACCTGCATCAGCGTCTACAGGTACCTGGGTATCGTGCACCCCATGTGGGTGATGGGCAAAATCACCAGCCGCCACTCGCTGGCCGTCAGCGCCCTGGTCTGGACGCTCGTCATCACCCAGATCCTGCCCGACGTGTTCTTCGACAAGAACGACCCGGGCTCGCCCAACTCCTGCTACGACACCACGTCCAACGCGCTGATCCAAGGCTACCTGCCGTACAGCATCGGGTGGACCGTGACGGGCTTCGCGGTGCCGCTGGTCATCATCCTAGTCTGTTACGGGCACGTGGTCGCAGTTCTCGCCAGGAAAGCCAACGTCAACCCGCTGCTGAAGCAGAGGTGCTTGAAGCTGGTGGTGATTCTGGTGATCCTCTTCTCCGTGTGCTTCATCCCCTACCACGTGTTACGAAACGTCAACCTGACCACCAGGATTTTGAAACAGAGCGGTGTCTGCCACGCGAGCTTCCGCGACGTCTACATCGCGCATCAGGTGAGCAGATGCCTGGCGTGTCTGAACAGCGCCATAAACCCGCTCATTTACATCGTCGGCAACGACGAGTTCCTCCTAAAGCTCCATCACCTCAGCAGGCGGGCCCGGCAGTCTCTGGCCGGCTTCACTGGAGCCGTCCTGTACCGCAAACCGACGGAGGTGGACCCGGACTCGCCATCAGAGACTCGCGTCAATAACTCCGAGCTGATGAAAGGATGA
- the LOC129106122 gene encoding CCN family member 5-like, with translation MEGAQKAEVKKMDRRDTRLICSLLLFIITQVLCQLCTGPCQCPATMPRCLVGIPLMLDSCGCCQVCPRQEGEACTDRLPCDTRRGLQCDYSASFPGGPGQCVDRNELGCELNGRKLEEGQVFQPSCAQLCHCLGGGVTCVPLCSDDLQRPVDKCHNPQLVRLPGRCCKEWVCEGQDNSISSNPSGGEQTHQDYGRGLSGLSFGSISNCIEWTSDWSPCSHSCGPGVSIRNTNRNWACRLQTETRLCQVRPCQILMPGLRTLLPGSGVCESSYSSPLSIHLEQQGCWSTRAYRPRFCALTCPEGRCCSPSHTRTVRMVFRCPQDRLTQQQVMMIESCSCSISNCRRSTAARSVLPWP, from the exons ATGGAAG GAGCACAGAAGGCAGAGGTGAAGAAGATGGACAGAAGAGACACCCGGCTGATCTGCTCTTTGCTGTTGTTTATCATCACTCAG GTTTTGTGCCAGCTGTGCACTGGGCCATGTCAGTGCCCAGCCACCATGCCACGCTGCCTTGTTGGTATTCCTCTAATGTTAGACAGCTGCGGGTGCTGCCAGGTTTGTCCTAGGCAGGAGGGCGAGGCCTGCACCGACCGGCTGCCCTGTGACACCCGCCGAGGGCTCCAGTGTGACTACAGCGCCAGCTTCCCTGGAGGGCCAGGACAGTGTGTTG ATAGGAACGAGCTGGGATGTGAGCTGAATGGCAGGAAGCTGGAGGAGGGACAGGTATTTCAACCTTCCTGTGCCCAGCTCTGCCACTGCCTGGGAGGAGGGGTGACCTGCGTGCCCCTGTGCAGCGATGATCTGCAGAGGCCCGTTGATAAGTGTCACAACCCTCAGCTGGTGCGACTACCGGGGCGCTGCTGCAAAGAGTGGGTGTGTGAGGGCCAGGACAACAGCATCTCGTCAAATCCATCAGGAG GTGAGCAGACGCATCAGGACTACGGGCGTGGGCTGTCCGGCCTGTCGTTCGGCTCCATCTCCAACTGTATCGAGTGGACATCAGACTGGAGCCCCTGCTCCCACAGCTGTGGCCCAGGTGTCTCCATCCGCAACACAAACAGGAACTGGGCTTGCCGCCTGCAGACTGAGACCAGACTGTGCCAGGTCAGGCCATGCCAGATTCTGATGCCGGGGCTCCGAACACTACTGCCG GGTTCGGGGGTGTGCGAGAGCAGCTACAGTTCACCTCTGTCCATTCATCTGGAACAGCAGGGCTGCTGGAGCACCAGAGCCTACCGTCCCAGGTTCTGTGCCTTGACCTGTCCGGAGGGACGCTGCTGCAGCCCCTCCCACACCAGGACAGTGCGGATGGTTTTTCGTTGCCCCCAAGACAGGCTCACTCAGCAGCAGGTGATGATGATCGAGTCCTGCTCCTGCAGCATCTCCAACTGCCGGCGGTCCACAGCTGCCCGGAGTGTCCTGCCTTGGCCGTGA